One Novosphingobium sp. G106 DNA segment encodes these proteins:
- a CDS encoding helix-turn-helix transcriptional regulator yields MNRTLSGRELEVARFARFSLSSKEIARMLRVCDGTVKKQLHHILPKLHLNSRVDLVRLLPAFQGAQNPREEMPES; encoded by the coding sequence TTGAATCGGACCCTCAGCGGTCGCGAACTTGAAGTGGCGAGGTTTGCGCGGTTCAGCCTCAGCAGCAAGGAGATCGCGAGGATGCTGCGCGTATGCGACGGAACCGTGAAAAAGCAGTTACACCATATTCTGCCGAAACTTCACTTAAACAGCCGCGTCGACCTCGTGCGCCTTCTCCCGGCATTCCAGGGAGCCCAAAATCCCCGAGAGGAGATGCCTGAAAGCTAA
- a CDS encoding prepilin peptidase — translation MFLKFLPLAALSLAAVVASWSDVFHRRVPNWLCAVTALAGLAAGLFLGGLSILGSQFLHMVIVLAAGMVLFRFGIFGGGDAKFYAAVAAWFTVGKAAFLLVCIAISGLALLVVWFAYRRIRRLPISRKGGETLYDSLPYGIAIGAGAVLAMLSLTGNPI, via the coding sequence ATGTTCTTGAAATTCCTGCCACTGGCGGCACTCTCCCTTGCCGCCGTGGTCGCTTCGTGGTCGGACGTGTTTCATCGACGCGTTCCGAACTGGTTGTGCGCCGTGACGGCTCTCGCCGGACTGGCCGCAGGGCTGTTTCTCGGCGGGCTCTCAATTCTGGGCAGCCAGTTTTTGCATATGGTCATCGTACTCGCCGCCGGTATGGTGCTATTCCGTTTCGGGATTTTCGGCGGCGGGGATGCAAAGTTTTACGCTGCGGTCGCAGCCTGGTTCACCGTCGGCAAGGCCGCGTTCCTGTTGGTCTGCATCGCCATCTCTGGTCTTGCGCTGCTGGTCGTCTGGTTCGCCTATCGCCGTATTCGCAGGCTGCCGATCAGCCGGAAAGGCGGCGAGACGCTGTATGATAGCCTACCCTATGGCATAGCGATCGGCGCCGGCGCGGTGCTCGCAATGCTTTCGTTGACCGGAAACCCGATCTGA
- a CDS encoding tetratricopeptide repeat protein: MRQGLLKAGIAVVLALPLGACSSFLGIHFARHTPRAEPAQALATSVGGSTEAGRALLADGQPGSAIESFQRAIASGEPAAPALNGLAVAFSRLGRDDLAERFFREAMAADPANTRYADNLTLLMRSPSFAARNAAVLVAQASQQSTELLAQTKTATQSAERTQPAVGQLQRLSRAEVHITTAAPQAAPLRTAALSLDKRFKPLARVVLAPKVPDNFQPLVRLDMPEAKAVATKADPKH; this comes from the coding sequence ATGCGACAGGGACTTTTGAAGGCAGGTATAGCCGTCGTGCTGGCGCTCCCGTTGGGTGCGTGTAGTTCCTTTCTTGGCATTCATTTCGCCCGGCACACGCCTCGAGCGGAACCGGCTCAGGCTCTCGCAACGTCGGTTGGCGGCTCGACCGAAGCTGGCCGTGCGCTTTTGGCTGACGGGCAGCCGGGCTCCGCCATCGAATCCTTCCAGCGCGCGATAGCGAGCGGCGAGCCGGCCGCTCCCGCGCTGAACGGACTTGCCGTTGCCTTTTCCCGCCTCGGACGCGACGATCTCGCCGAGCGTTTTTTCCGCGAGGCGATGGCGGCGGATCCAGCCAACACTCGCTATGCCGATAATCTCACGCTCCTGATGCGTTCGCCTAGCTTCGCCGCGCGCAATGCCGCGGTTCTCGTGGCCCAGGCGAGCCAGCAAAGCACCGAGTTGCTCGCTCAAACCAAGACTGCAACCCAGTCGGCAGAGAGAACACAGCCGGCAGTAGGACAGCTCCAAAGGCTTTCGCGCGCCGAGGTGCACATTACCACGGCGGCTCCCCAGGCCGCTCCGTTACGCACGGCCGCCTTGTCGCTCGACAAGCGATTCAAGCCGCTGGCCCGGGTTGTGCTGGCGCCTAAGGTGCCCGACAATTTCCAGCCTCTTGTGCGGTTAGATATGCCCGAAGCGAAGGCCGTGGCGACCAAGGCGGATCCTAAGCACTGA
- a CDS encoding type II secretion system F family protein encodes MIDFLVANPYARYAALLALFAVVGGVALLVMLMTSRRVSLRGELRSLTGTQAGTPETLRSRRDDQWTRLVDRIEKAGLSLTDTKADRLRAKMLAAGFQSTAAPQIYTLLRLALVILLPSAFVGLNVLSGGQMSYIKLYIVGSITALAGLYLPAVYIAARIDRRKTAIVNGFPDSLDLMLVCVEAGLGLEAALDRVGREVAVSHPLVAEMLTIATLQLRAGASRETALRKMADSVGVDEIGSFATLLIQSDKLGTSIATTLRIYAAEMREKRRMRAEEKAHRIPVLISIPLVTCLLPVMIGILMLPAAIRVVRVVFPAMAGGG; translated from the coding sequence ATGATCGATTTTCTCGTCGCCAATCCCTACGCCCGCTATGCTGCTCTTCTGGCGCTTTTCGCCGTAGTGGGCGGGGTGGCCCTGCTTGTTATGTTGATGACATCGCGCCGCGTTTCCCTGCGGGGCGAGCTGCGTTCGCTTACAGGGACGCAGGCAGGCACGCCCGAGACGCTCCGCAGCAGGCGCGACGATCAATGGACGAGGCTCGTCGACCGGATCGAGAAGGCGGGCCTTAGCCTTACCGATACCAAGGCGGACCGACTGCGCGCGAAAATGTTGGCGGCAGGCTTCCAATCCACTGCTGCCCCGCAGATCTATACGCTACTTCGTCTGGCGCTGGTTATCTTGCTCCCATCCGCCTTCGTTGGCCTGAACGTGCTTTCCGGCGGGCAAATGTCGTACATCAAGCTCTACATTGTAGGGTCGATCACGGCGCTTGCAGGGCTCTACCTGCCAGCGGTCTATATCGCGGCTCGAATCGACCGCCGGAAAACTGCGATCGTTAATGGGTTTCCCGACAGCCTCGATCTGATGCTCGTCTGCGTCGAAGCGGGGCTTGGTCTCGAAGCGGCGCTCGATCGCGTTGGGCGGGAGGTTGCTGTCTCGCATCCGCTGGTTGCGGAGATGTTGACCATAGCGACGCTCCAGTTGCGCGCGGGTGCTTCGCGGGAAACAGCGTTGCGCAAGATGGCGGATTCGGTCGGGGTAGACGAAATCGGTTCTTTCGCAACGCTGTTGATCCAATCGGACAAGTTGGGCACCAGCATTGCTACTACTTTGCGAATCTACGCGGCAGAAATGCGTGAAAAGCGGCGGATGCGGGCCGAGGAAAAAGCCCACCGCATTCCCGTGCTGATTTCGATCCCGCTGGTGACTTGCTTGCTGCCAGTGATGATCGGAATTCTGATGCTGCCCGCCGCCATACGGGTGGTCCGGGTAGTTTTCCCCGCCATGGCAGGAGGAGGGTAA